The sequence GTCGCCGGGTTCGTAGCCGACATCGGCGAACGACGCCGTCGCGTGCGCGGTGAACGCGTGCACGCGCGTCGGCGCCATGGCCTCCCACGCCGCCGCCAGATTCCGGTGCACGGTCACCGAGGCGAGATCGTGGTAGTCGAGCCCGGCCCTACGCAGCTTCGGTTCGGACAGCTCGAAGCCGAGAGGCTCGACCAGATGCAGTTCGCATCCCGTCCCGGCGACCATTCGGATCGCGTTACCGGTGTTGGGCGCGATCCGCGGCGAGAAAAACATGACGCGGAACATTTCTCGATGATTGCAGGGGGCCCGAATGCATTTGCTCTGGCGCTGCCTAAGAGCGAAGTGAGCAAGCCTCCGAACCTTGGCTGTTCAGTAAGAATTGTGGAACCTGCCGGGCGTGACTGGCATACTCGATCAATTGCCAGGCGATGAACGCCGGCCCGAACGTGGGCAAAATCAGCAGGAAGCGTCATGAACCTCGCTCAAATTGCAGAAGACGGACTAGTGGCAGGTAGTGCGGTGGTGCAGCAATGACCTCGTTCACGCAGCAAGAGCTGGTGGATGGACTGGTCGACGACGACGCCCGCAGCGCCGCATCGGTCAAACGGCCCTCCCGGTGGTCGCTGAAGAATTGGCCGGTCCGGTGGAAGGTGTTCGCGATCGTTCTGGTGCCGCTGATCCTGGCTGGGACCTTCGGCGGACTGCGCGTCTATTCGAACGCTATTGAGGCTCGTGATCTGCGGGGCGCCGCCGATCGCGCCGAAATGGTGCCCGCAATCGTTAGCTACATGGATGCGCTCAACGCTGCGATGCTCGCCGTGCCCGGTGGCGACACCGAGACGGCGATGAGCGCCTTCGAGTCCAGCCGCGCCGAGCTGCAGCGCCGCCTCGGCGACACGCCTGGTTTGTCACCGGACCTCCAGAAGGGCGTCAAGAGCCTGCTCGACGGCGGCCAGGCGCAGGTGAACAAGATCGCCGGCTCCAACAACGGCTCCCTCATCGACCGCGTCACCACCTACGTACCGATCCTGCTGACCGCAGAGGACGCCATCACCGGACTGGTCCGGGTCGAAGACCAACGCATCCTCGCCGAAGCACAGGGCATCGCCCGCGCTGTCGGGTCCCGCGGGCAGATGATGATGGAGCAGCTGGTCGTCAACGGCGGCGCCGAACTGCCCGATCCCGAGCTGCGCAGCCGGTTGGTCACATTGGCGGGTACCGAGCCGTCGACGCTGTTCGGCATGAGCCAGGTACTGGGCATCGGCTCGCCGGAGGCCAAGGAGTTGCAGCGCGAGTACGTCCAGCGCACATCACTGCTGTCCGATCCCAGCGCGCCGATCGTCGGCAACTCCGAGCTGCTCCGATCCCTGCAGACCACCGATCAGATCGCCGCGCAGTTGATCGATTCGACGGTGCCCGCGATGACCGGTGCCGTCGCCGATCAGGCGTCTGCCGTCCGCACCGAGGCCGTCCGCGACTCGGCCATCGTGGTCGGCGCCATCCTGCTCGCACTGCTGCTCGTCACGCTGGTGGCCCGCTCGCTGGTGCGACCGCTGCGCACGCTGCGCGACAGCGCGCTGCGGGTCGCCCACGACGACCTCTCCCGCGAGATCGACCGCGTGCGTTCCGGTAAGGAGCCCGCGCCGGTCGATCCGATCCCGGTGCACACCACCGAGGAGATCGGCCAGGTCGCCCATGCCGTCGACGAACTGCACGAGCAGGCCATCTTCCTGGCCGGGGAGCAGAGCCGACTGCAGCTGCAGGTCGGCGACATGTTCGAAACGCTGTCGCGGCGCAGCCGCAGCCTGGTCGACCAGCAGCTCAAGCTCATCGACCGGCTGGAGCGCAACGAGGAGGATCCCGAACGGCTGGAGAGCTTGTTCCGGCTCGACCACCTCGCCGCCAGGATGCGCCGAAACGGCGCCAACCTGTTGGTCCTCGCCGGCGCCAAGGTGCCGCGCGAACAAGCCGACGCCGTGCCCGTCGCCGCGCTCGTCAACGCCGCCGCATCCGAGGTCGAGGACTACGCCCGCGTTGTCACCGCGACCGTGCCCGACAGTGAGATCGTCGGATCGATTGCAGGCGACGTCGTGCACCTTCTCGCCGAACTCCTCGACAACGCGCTGCGCTACTCGCCGCCGATCTCGCAGGTGCGGGTGTCGGCGGTGCACACAGGAAACGGCGGGCTGGTCATCGAAGTCAGCGACATCGGGCTCGGGATGACCGAATCCGATCTGCGGGTCGCCAACACCCGTCTGCAGTCCGGCGGTGAGGTGACTCCGTATACGGCCCGCCACATGGGTCTGTTCGTGGTCGGCAGGCTGGCCCAACAGCACGGGCTCGTGGTTCGTCTGCGGAGCACCGTTGCGGGCGAACCGAATTCGGGTACCACCGCGGGCGTGTACGTGCCGTCCGAGCTGATCGTGCGGTCCGGAGTCAGCGAGCAGATCGACACCGGCGCATCCGAAGTACCTGCCGACGCGCAAGCGGGGGTTGTCGCCGCGTTGTCCTTCGACGACGCCGACGTCTACCAGGACTACCACGACGAGGCCGGCGTCGAGGAGCTCAACGGGCACTCTGAGGCGCCGGTGACCCTGCTGCCGCGGCGCAGCCCTGGAGCAAGTGGCATCTCCGGCGGCCAGGTCTCCGACGACCTACCGCTCGAGTCGGAGCCCGCGTTCGAGACGGAGCCCGATGTCGACGCGGAATACGAAGCGGAATCCGAAGTCGAGTACGACCTCGCACCCGAGCCCGACTATGCGCCTGAGCCGTGGGGGGAGCCGGCCGAAGAGCAGCCGCGGCAGGCACCGGTCGACACGTCGGCGTTCTTCGCGTCACGCGCGCAGGCATCGACGAACGGTGTGCACGATCGCGAGGCCGCGCCCGAGCCGGAGCGCGAGGACGCCTCGGCGTCGGCGGGCTCCGACGACGCGATCTACCAGAAGATGCTCTCGGAGTGGCTCGTCGACCCCACTGAGGCCCTGGCCAACAGCAGCGCCCTGAATTGGGAGTCCGTCTGGGATCACGGCTGGTCGGCCGCCGAGGCCGCCGACGATGTGCCGGTTTCCTCGCACACCGAGCAGGGGCTGCCCGTCCGCGATCCCGGCGCACGGCTGGTTCCCGGCGCGGTGGCGGCGCCACGCCATGGCGCCAACGGCGGCTACGCCAACGGCGGAGCGCATCGCAGCCACGACGACGATGACGAGGTAGAGTCGGCGGCCGAATTCAGTACCGGCGCGCACGCGATACCGGTACGCGACCCTGAGGCTGTTCGCGCGAGCATGAGCAGCCACTTCGGCGGTGTACACGCCGCCCGGTCGCACGCCAAGCAGACCAGAGGAACCGATAACGAATGACCTATCCGCCACGTTCGACGCAGCGCGATTCGCTCGACTGGCTGGTGTCGAAGTTCGCCCGCGAAGTGTCCGGTGTCACCCACGCGATTCTGGTTTCCGCGGACGGCCTTCTGATGGCGGCCAGCGAGCACATGCCGATCGAACGCGCCGACCAACTCGCCGCGGTGGCGTCGGGCCTTGCCAGTTTGTCCACCGGTGCGTCGCAGCTCTTCAACGGCGGCTACGTACTTCAGTCGGTCGTCGAAATGGAGAACGGATACCTGCTGTTGATGCGCGTCGGTGACGGCTCCAACCTTGCGACGCTGGCCACAACGGGCTGCGACATCGGTCAGATCGGCTATGAGATGGCGATGCTCGTGGAGCGCGTGGGCAGCGTCGTCCAGTCGTCGCGACGAACACACCAGCACTCGTGAGTCGCCGATGGACGAACCTGAGTCTTTCGCCTCTGACAGCCAGCCGAGCCTGGTACGGCCGTACACGCTGACGGCTGGGCGGACGGACTCGCGTGTCAGCCTTCCGCTGGAAGCCCCGATCGAGGCCCTCGTCGCTGACAAGGCGCCGCGGTGGCCGGGAAACGATGTGCGGGCGCAGATTTGCGGGATGTGCGGTAGCAGCCCGTCGGTCGCCGAGATCGCGGCCGGGCTATCGTTGCCCATCGGGGTGGCCCGCGTGCTGATCGGCGATCTCGTGGCCGCGGGGCATCTGCGGGTGCGCACCACCTTGACCGAAGGCTCCAGCGTCGACGAACGGCGTGACCTGATAGGAAGGACCCTCCGTGGCTTACGAGCACTCTGAGGGTCATCGCGCCGACTCCGGTAAGGCGTCGACCAAGATCGTCATCTCCGGCGGCTTCGGCGTCGGCAAGACCACCTTCGTCGGCGCGGTTTCGGAGATCATGCCGCTGCGCACCGAGGCGCTGGTGACCAATGCCTCTGCGGGGCTGGACGGGCTGGACGCGACGCCCGACAAGCGGACCACGACGGTGGCGATGGACTTCGGCCGCATCACCCTCGATGCAGACCTTGTGCTGTATCTGTTCGGCACCCCCGGCCAGCGGCGCTTCTGGTTCATGTGGGACGACCTCGTGCGCGGCGCGATCGGCGCGATCATCCTGGTGGACTGCCGCCGACTGCAGGACAGTTTCGCGGCGGTGGACTTCTTCGAGGCCCGTAACATGCCGTTCCTGATCGCCGTCAATGAATTCGACGACGCGCCAAGGCATCCGCCGCAGGAAGTGCGCAACGCGTTAGCGCTGTCCGACGGCATTCCGATCATCACGGTCGACGCGAGGGACCGCCACTCCTCGACGGCCGCGCTGATCGCTGTCACCGAGTACGCGCTCAACGTCCTTCCGTCGGTGCCCGGCTGAGCACGTGTCGGACACCGAAACCGTTTGGACGGAGCGGGAGTTCATCACCCACGATTTTCGCGATGACGACCTGACGCGGCTGCGGACCGAACGTGTCGTATTCACCGACTGCGACTTCAGCGGCGTCGACCTGGGGGAGTCCGAACATGTGGGGTCGGCGTTTCGCAACTGCACCTTCCGCAGGACAACTTTGTGGCACAGCGTGTTTCGGCATTGCAGCATGCTCGGGTCCGTTTTCACCGAGTGCCGGCTGCGGCCGGTGACGTTCGAGGAGGTCGACTTCACGCTTGCGGTCCTCGGCGACGCCGATCTGCGGGGCGTTGACCTGTCGGAGTGCAGGCTCAGCGAGACGAGCCTGGTGAAAGCGGACCTCCGCAAAGCGGTGCTTCGCCGCGCGGATCTGCGTGGCGCCCGCACACAGGACACCCGACTGGAGGAGGCCGACCTGCGCGGCGCGCGGGTCGATCCGACATTGTGGACCACCGCCGCTCTGCGTGGTGCGCGCATCGACATCGAACAGGGGCTCGCCTTCGCCGCCGCGCACGGGCTGGATGTGCACGGTGAGTGACGCGCGAACAACTGTCGAACGTTGGGTCGAGCGGTTCAACGCCGGTGATGCCGAGGGCATTTCGGCTCTCTACGCCGAGGATGCCGTCAACCATCAGATCGCGCTCGAACCGGTGGTCGGCAGGCGGGCGATCGAGGAGTTCCATCACGAGACGTTCGCCGGTGGTCCGCTCACCTGTCAGCCGATCAACCTTGTCGTCGACGGCGAGTGGGCGGCGCTGGAGTGGATCGACCCGGACGGCTTCCGCGGGTGCGGGTTCTTCCAGGTGCGCGACGGCCTGATCCACCACCAGCGCGGCTACTGGGACAGTGCGCAGTTGCGCGACGCCCATCCCGACATGCACGCCTAGCTGGGGGCACCACGACGGGTGCGTAGGCTCCGCACGCTATCCGGAATTGAGGCGGATCTTCCAGCGGACGAAGCTCAGGTAGCCGATGCAGATGCATCCGAGCATGGCCATGTTGAACCACCAGGTGCCAGCCTGGTGCTTCCAATGCGAGTCCTGTGGAGTCAGCGGGCCCGGCACCAGCCTGATCAGGTCGATGGTCGACGCGGTGCTGGCGAATCCCCACCGTGCAGGCGTGAACCATGACAGCTGGTCGAGCCCGATGCGGCCGGTCACCGGGATCATGCCGCCCTGGAAGACCAGCTGCGACATGATCGCGATCACCAGCAGCGGCATGATCTGCTCGCTCGACTTGGCCATCGCCGACAGCGCAAGGCCGACCATCGCCGCGGCCACACAGCAGGCCGCCATGTCCACGAACAACTCAATGCTTCGGTTGGGGATCACCGCGCCGCTGGTGACCGCTCCCGGGCCCCACTTCTTTCCCCAGATGTTGATGGCGGTGACGATGCTCGACTGCAGAATCGCGAACGCCGCGAAGACGATGACCTTCGCCAAAAGGTATGCGGTAGTGGACAATCCGACGGCCTGCTCGCGCAGGAAGATGGCGCGCTCGCCGATCAGGGCGCGGATCGTCAGTGCGGTGCCCATGAAGATCGCGCCGACGTTGAGCAACACCAGGATCTGGCCGGGCTCGTTCGGCGCCGCGCCGCCCTGGATCGCGGGAACCGGCACGCCGAAGCCGACGTCGCCGGGCACCGACAACGACAGCACGCCCATGATGAACGGCAGCAACGCCAGGAAGATGAAGTACCCGCGATCGGAGACGATCAGCCTCATCTGCCGACGAGAAATCGTCGAGAATTGCCGTCGCACACTGGTTTTCGTCGGCTTGCCCAGGTCGCCGGGGGTTTGCGCGGGTGGCTGCGGCGGCGTCGGCCCGGTCTGGGCGATGTACCGCTGCCAGGCGGCGTCGGGGTCGCGCGCGACACCGCTGAAGATGTCGGCCCAGTTCGTGGTGCCCATCGCCGCACCGATCTGGCTTGGCGGCCCGCAGAACGCCGTCTTGCCGCCGGGTGCCAGCAGCAGTACCTGGTCGCAGACGTCGAGGTAGGACAGCGAGTGCGTGACGACCAGCACCACGCGGCCTGCGTCGGCCAGCTGGCGCAGCATCGTCATTACCTGGCGGTCCAGCGCCGGGTCGAGACCGGACGTCGGCTCGTCGAGAATCAGCAGCGACGGACCTGTCAGCAGCTCCATCGCCACCGACGCGCGCTTGCGCTGTCCGCCGGACAGCTTGTCGACGCGGGTCTTGCGGTGCTGCGTCATCTCGAGTTCTTCGAGCACCTGCGCGACGACCCGTTCGCGGTCTTCCTTGTTGGTGTCGGGCGGCAGGCGCAACTCGGCCGCGAACATCAGTGCCTGCTCGACGGTCAGTTGGCCGTGCACGACGTCGTCCTGGGGCACCATGCCGATCCGAGAGCGCAGCGATGCGTACTCGGCGTGGATGTCGTGACCCTCGAAGGCCACGGTCCCCTCCGTCGGATGGGTGTAGCCGGCGACCAGCCGCGCGAAGGTCGACTTGCCCGCGCCCGACGGTCCGATGACAGCGGTCAGGGTGCCGGGCCTCGCGGTCAGCGAGATGTTGTTCAGCAGCGTCTTGTTGCCCTCGATGGTCCACGTGACGCCGTGCACGTCGAGGCCGCCGGTGCCGGTGGCCGCGCTGGTCTCGGTGCGGCGGACCAGCGTGCCGCCGCGGAATTGCAGGTCGACGTTGCCGATGGTGACGGTGTCGCCGTCGTGCAGGATCGCGCTGTCGACGCGCGAGCCGTTGACGAAGGTGCCGTTGATACTGCGGTTGTCGCGGATCTCCGCGCCGCCCTGGCCGTTCGGGATCAGGGTCGCGTGATGGCGTGATGCCAGCACGTCGTTGATCACGATGTCGTTGTCGGTGTTGCGGCCGATCTTGACCGAGCCCGCGGGCGCGTCGGCCGGACGGCCCGGTCGCAGGATCTTCAGCATGCTCGTCGCGAGGTTGCCCTCGCTCGAGCGTGGCGCCGCCGTCGGGCCCATCGCCGTCACCGACTCCAGCGCCGGTTGCGACAGTCCTGGTTGGGCCGCGGGTTGCCCCACGGCGGTCGGCACGCGGGCGGGGTGCGGCTGCGAGCCGGTGTAGCCGGACTGCGGGCCGCTCGGGTACCGCGGCGGCTGGGTGGACGGGTAACCCTGCTGAGGGCCTGACTGGTAGGCCTGCGGGCGCAATGTGGGCGGCTGCTGGCTCGGCCAGCTGCCGCTGGACCGGTTCGCGATCGGGATCGCCGACGTCGGCGGCCTGCCCGCGGCCTGCTGGCTGCCGACGTCGAAGGTCAGCTCGGGGCCGTCGGGGTTGCCGATGTTGACGTGCAGGCCGTCATGGATGTCGGCGGTCGGCACCCGGCGTCCGTTGACGAACATTCCGTTGAGGCTGCCGTTGTCGATGGCTATCCATCGGCCTTGATCGAACCGCAAGACGAGGTGTGCGCGGGAGATCAGGGGGTGTGCGATGCGGACGTCGGCGCGCAGATCGCGGCCGATGACGACATCATTTCCAGCGGCGAAGGTGCGTGCTGATCCGTCGTGCGCAACGGTCAGCGCGGGCGGGGCTGGTCGGCTCATCGCGACCAACTCTATAGGTAACCCTTCGATCTGCGGCGACTGTTAGGGACGTGGCCTCCTCAGCCCGGGGACCCGGTGACCACGCAGTGGGTGTGGGTGTAGATGGTTGCCATGCACTTGTTGCAGTGGGTGCAGGCCGACCGCACCGAACGGTTGTCGCCGTCGGCCTCGATGCGGTTGATCAGGTCCGGTTCGGCCAGCAGCGCCCGGCCCATCGCGACGAAGTCGAACCCCTCTGCCATCGCCAGGTCCATGGTCTCGCGGTTGGTGATGCCGCCGAGGAGGATGAGTGGCATCGTCAGCTCCGCCCGGAACTTCTTGGCGTCCCGCAGTAGGAACGCCTCGCGGTACGGGTACTCCCGCAGGAACTTCTTGCCGGTCATCCGGATGCCCCACCGCAGCGGCGGCTTGAAAGCGCCTGCGAACTCTTTGACCGGAGCATCTCCGCGGAACAGGTACATCGGGTTGACCAGCGAGCTGCCCGCGGTGAGTTCGAGGGCGTCCAGGCCGCCGTCCTCCTCCAGCCACTTCGCGGTCTGCAACGACTCGTCCACCGTGATTCCGCCACGGACACCGTCTGTCATGGTCAGCTTCGCGGTGACCGCGATCGGCGTGCCTTCCTTCTCCACCGCCCGGCGCACGGCCGTCACGATGCCGCGGGCGACCTTCGCGCGGTTGGCCAGCGAGCCGCCGAACTCGTCGTCGCGCCGGTTGATCAGCGGGCTCAGGAAGGAACTGGCGAAATAGTTGTGACCCAAATGGATTTCGACGGCGTCGAACCCTGCGTCGATGGCGAATGTGGCCGCCTTGGCGTGGGCGTCGATGATGTCGCGGATATCGTCGGCGCTCGCCTTCTTCGCGAAGCGCATCGAGAGCGGGTTGAAGAACCGCACAGGAGCGTAGGCCTTCGCCTTCGTGGTGCGGGCATTGGCCACCGGACCGGCATGACCGATCTGTGCGCTGATCGCGGCGCCTTCAGCGTGGATCGCTTCGGTCAGCTTGCGCAGGCCGGGGATGGCCTCGGGGCGCCACCAGAGCACGTTGCCTTCTGTGCGTCCGCCCTTCGACACGGCCAGGTAGGCGACGGTCGTCATGCCGACTCCGCCCGCGGCGGGCAGGCGGTGGTAGGTGATCAGGTCGTCGGTGACAAGCGCGTTCGGCGTCGCCCCCTCGAACGTCGCCGCTTTGATGATGCGGTTACGCAGGGTCACCGGGCCGAGCTTGGCCGGGGTGAACACATTGGCTGCAGTGTTCATAGGAGGTGAGCATGCCAGACTGGCTGCCGTGGGTGCGATCACATTGGACGGTAAGGCCACGCGGGACGAAATCTTCGTCGACTTGAAGGAGCGGGTGGCGGCCCTGACCGCCGCGGGGCGCACGCCAGGGCTTGGCACGGTGCTGGTCGGCGACGACCCCGGCTCGCGGGCCTATGTGCGCGGTAAGCACGCCGACTGCGCGAAGGTCGGCATCAACTCGATCCGCCGCGATCTGCCCGCCGACATCAGCCAGGCCAAGCTCGACGAGACCATCGACGAGCTGAACGCCAACCCCGAATGCACCGGTTACATCATCCAGCTGCCGCTGCCAAAGCACCTCAACGAGAACGCCGCGCTCGAGCGCCTCGACCCGGGCAAGGACGCCGACGGCCTGCACCCGATGAACCTCGGCAGGCTGGTGCTCAACGAGCCCGCACCGCTGCCCTGCACGCCCCGCGGCATCGTGCACCTGCTGCGGCGGTACGAAGTGGAGATCGCCGGCGCCCAGGTCGCGGTGATCGGCAGGGGAGTCACGGTCGGCAGGCCGCTCGGCCTGCTGCTGACTCGGCGGTCCGAGAATGCCACGGTGACGTTGTGCCACACCGCAACTCGACATCTGCCACAGTTGACGCGCGATGCCGACATCGTCATCGCCGCGGCGGGCGTGCCGCACATGGTGACCGCGGAGATGGTGAAGCCGGGCGCGGCGGTCGTCGATGTCGGTGTCAGCCGCGACGACGACGGCAAGCTGGTCGGTGACGTCGGACCCGACGTGTGGGACGTGGCGGGACACGTATCGCCGAATCCCGGCGGCGTCGGTCTGCTGACCCGCGCCTTCCTACTGGCCAACGTGGTCGAACTGGCCGAACCGTCGAGGTGACCGCTAAGGAGTTCGCCCGCAAGGTCGTTCGCGGGCAGTGGCCGATCTTGGTGGTGGGTCTGTTCTTTGTGGCCGCCTTCGGATTGGTGATCGCGGGGTACTGGCGGCGCGGAGCCCTGGTGCTGGGCATCGGCGTCGCGGTCGCGGCCGCACTGCGTATTGCGCTCACCGACGATCGGGCGGGGCTGCTCGTGGTGCGAACAAAGGGCATCGACTTCGTCACCACCGCCACGGTCAGCGCGGTCGTGCTCTACATCGCCGCGACGATCGATCCGCTGGGCACCAGCTAGAAAACCTTCGACGACGCCGACGCCGAGCGGCTCCGCGCGGCGCTGGCCCGCTGGTTCGGCGAGAAGTAGCTCAACTCATCTTCAGGGCGGCTGCGACGATCGGCTTGGCCCACTGCGGGGTTGCGGACAGGTCGGCGGGCCCCGCGATCTCACCGTCGACAAGGTGCAACACCAGCGTCGGCTCCGGACCGGTCCCGGCGGCGGGGTCGGCGTCCGCGGAGTTGTCGTAGACCCGTAACTCGGTCAGCGCGGGCAGCAGTTGGATGAGGTTCTGCCTGCTGTGCCGCCAGCGACGCCGGATGGCCGTCTCCGGAATGTCGTGACCGCCCCGGCTCACCCGATGAGCCACCCGCGCGATGTGTTCGTCTGCGCTGGCCAACCCGACGTAGAAGATGCGGACCTCGAAACCCTGTGAAGCCGCATCGTGAAGGAGTCGCGTCATGGTCGAGCCGCCCAACGTCGTCTCGAATGCGAAGTCGAGGCGTTCGCGAATCGCCTTTTCCAGCAGCCGCTTTCCCTGCCGCCAGGCCGCGGCGTTGGCCTTGGTCTTGTCGAGGCCGGGGTTCGCGGCTATCAGGGCCGCCGCGGCTTCGTCGGGGTTGAAGTAATTCGCACCGGCCGCGCGCAGCATGGCCCCGCCGATGCTGCTCTTGCCTGCGCCGTTGACGCCGGCGAGCACATAAATTCGCGGAGCCGCCTCGGCTTTGCGGGCCATCCGCTTTCAGTCAGCGGCGCGGCCGGCGGGCGGCCGACACCGCAGCGCGGCCCAACTCCTTGGGTGTGGCGTCGAAAGCGGCGGCCATCGCCGACTTCGAGGCCGTGGTCTGCATCCCGGCCAGGAGTTCGTCGAACTCGTCGGTCAGTTCGTCGAGCATCGGAGAGCCGGCCTTGGTCAGCGCTTCGAACTCGGCGTAGGACAGCAGCACGGCCTTGGGGGTGTTGTGCTTGGTGATCGCCACCGCGCCGCCGAGCGCAGCCTGCTCGAAGATCGCGCCGAACTCGTTCTTGAATCGCGTGGCAGCCACGGTGGGTACGTCGACCAACTCGCCGTCGCTATTGCGATAGCTCAGCGTTTTCAGGTTCCCGGTCATAGAACCAGAATAGCCGAAATAGACGATTCGGACATTATGGCCATATTGTGCCGACGCCAAATCGACGAAATGGCGCGTTCTTCTCGCACTTCTGCGCCCGTTTGTCGGTTTGGGCGTCAGGGGAGGGTGGCCCGGATGCTCACTGTGATGTAGGGCAGCGCGAGCCCGTTTGTGTTGGCGAGCGCGGGGTGCGTCGATAGTAGCTCGCGCACCCGTTCCAGTGTCTGGGTGCGGACGTCCGCAGGCGAGGTGATGCAGTAGCTGCGCGAGGCGACCAGGTCGATGAGGGCCTGCGGCGTCAGGTAACTCGTCCACTCCTGATGGTGGCGAGTCACGTCGGAGAACGGCTCGGCCAGCGTGACCTCGTGGCTGAACGGGTCGTCCTCGTGGCCGATGATCCGGCCCAGATCCTTGACCCAGCCCATCCGCTCGTCGCGGGTGTTCCAGATCAGCCCGAGACGGCCGCCGGGCCGCAGCACGCGCGCGACCTCTTTGACCGCGCGTTCCGGATCGAACCAGTGCCACGCCTGCGCGACCAGCACGGCGTCCACGCTGTCGTCGGGCAGCGGAATCTCCTCGGCGGTGCCGAGCAGCGCAGGCGTGGCGGGTAGCGAGTTGCTCAACAGCTCGAGCATTTCCGGGATGGGGTCGACGGCCACCACGTCGAGTCCCCGCTCGACGAGCCGGGTGGTCAGCTTTCCTGTGCCCGCGCCGAGGTCGAGTACGTCACGGGCGTTGCGCGGGAGCAGCCAGTCGATGGCCTCCGGCGGATAGGACGGCCTGCCGCGCTCGTAGGCTGCGGCCTCGGCACCGAACGACAGGGAACGCTGCTGCCTCGATCGGGTCACCTGGATGCCAGCTCCAATGTCTCTCGGATCAGGACGCCGACCGCATCCGACTCGACAAGGAACCCGTCGTGGCCGTAGCTCGAGTCGACAACCTTCAACTCCGCACAACCCGGGAGCAGCTCGGCTAATTCCTCCTGCAGACGAATCGGGTACAACCGGTCGGAAGTGATGCCTCCGACGACCACCGGCACGTGGCAGTTGCCGAGCGCCGCGCGGATGCCGCCACGGCCGCGGCCGACGTCATGGCTGGACAGCGACTCGGTCAGCGCCACGTAGGTGCCCGCATCAAACCTGCTCAGCAGCTTGTGACCCTGGTACTCGAGGTAGCTCTGCACTGCGTACCGGCCGCCGGTGGCGGGATCCTCGTCGCCCTGGCCGGCATTGCCGAAGCGCTCGTCCAGCTCGACCTCGCCGCGGTAGGTCAGGTGCGCGAACCGGCGGGCGATCTCCATGCCGACGTCCGGTGAGCGGCCGGTGCCGTAATAGTCGCCCCGGTTCCAGTTCGGGTCGGCTTTGATCGCCGCGACCTGGCTGCACTGGGTGCCGATCTGGTCGGCGGTCGCCCGCGCTCCGACCGCCAGCACCAGTGCCGCCCGAACCCTGTCGGGGTAGCCGATCATCCACTCGAGCGCCCGCGCACCGCCCATCGAGCCGCCGACGACCGCCGCCACCTCGGTGATGCCGAGCGCCGCGAGCGCGGCGACATCGGCCTGCACCTGATCACGAATCGAAACAAGCGGAAATCGTGAGCCCCATGGCTTTCCGTCGCGGGCGAGCGAGCTCGGACCGGTCGAGCCGCGGCAGCCGCCCAGCACGTTGGTGGCCACCGCGCACCACCGGTCCGTGTCGACCGGCGCGCCTGGTCCGGCCACGCCGTCCCACCAGCCGGCCGTGGGATGGCCAGGGCCTGCGGG is a genomic window of Mycobacterium sp. ITM-2016-00318 containing:
- a CDS encoding NADH:flavin oxidoreductase — protein: MNTAANVFTPAKLGPVTLRNRIIKAATFEGATPNALVTDDLITYHRLPAAGGVGMTTVAYLAVSKGGRTEGNVLWWRPEAIPGLRKLTEAIHAEGAAISAQIGHAGPVANARTTKAKAYAPVRFFNPLSMRFAKKASADDIRDIIDAHAKAATFAIDAGFDAVEIHLGHNYFASSFLSPLINRRDDEFGGSLANRAKVARGIVTAVRRAVEKEGTPIAVTAKLTMTDGVRGGITVDESLQTAKWLEEDGGLDALELTAGSSLVNPMYLFRGDAPVKEFAGAFKPPLRWGIRMTGKKFLREYPYREAFLLRDAKKFRAELTMPLILLGGITNRETMDLAMAEGFDFVAMGRALLAEPDLINRIEADGDNRSVRSACTHCNKCMATIYTHTHCVVTGSPG
- a CDS encoding zeta toxin family protein; translated protein: MARKAEAAPRIYVLAGVNGAGKSSIGGAMLRAAGANYFNPDEAAAALIAANPGLDKTKANAAAWRQGKRLLEKAIRERLDFAFETTLGGSTMTRLLHDAASQGFEVRIFYVGLASADEHIARVAHRVSRGGHDIPETAIRRRWRHSRQNLIQLLPALTELRVYDNSADADPAAGTGPEPTLVLHLVDGEIAGPADLSATPQWAKPIVAAALKMS
- a CDS encoding type II toxin-antitoxin system Phd/YefM family antitoxin, which translates into the protein MKTLSYRNSDGELVDVPTVAATRFKNEFGAIFEQAALGGAVAITKHNTPKAVLLSYAEFEALTKAGSPMLDELTDEFDELLAGMQTTASKSAMAAAFDATPKELGRAAVSAARRPRR
- a CDS encoding FHA domain-containing protein; this encodes MSRPAPPALTVAHDGSARTFAAGNDVVIGRDLRADVRIAHPLISRAHLVLRFDQGRWIAIDNGSLNGMFVNGRRVPTADIHDGLHVNIGNPDGPELTFDVGSQQAAGRPPTSAIPIANRSSGSWPSQQPPTLRPQAYQSGPQQGYPSTQPPRYPSGPQSGYTGSQPHPARVPTAVGQPAAQPGLSQPALESVTAMGPTAAPRSSEGNLATSMLKILRPGRPADAPAGSVKIGRNTDNDIVINDVLASRHHATLIPNGQGGAEIRDNRSINGTFVNGSRVDSAILHDGDTVTIGNVDLQFRGGTLVRRTETSAATGTGGLDVHGVTWTIEGNKTLLNNISLTARPGTLTAVIGPSGAGKSTFARLVAGYTHPTEGTVAFEGHDIHAEYASLRSRIGMVPQDDVVHGQLTVEQALMFAAELRLPPDTNKEDRERVVAQVLEELEMTQHRKTRVDKLSGGQRKRASVAMELLTGPSLLILDEPTSGLDPALDRQVMTMLRQLADAGRVVLVVTHSLSYLDVCDQVLLLAPGGKTAFCGPPSQIGAAMGTTNWADIFSGVARDPDAAWQRYIAQTGPTPPQPPAQTPGDLGKPTKTSVRRQFSTISRRQMRLIVSDRGYFIFLALLPFIMGVLSLSVPGDVGFGVPVPAIQGGAAPNEPGQILVLLNVGAIFMGTALTIRALIGERAIFLREQAVGLSTTAYLLAKVIVFAAFAILQSSIVTAINIWGKKWGPGAVTSGAVIPNRSIELFVDMAACCVAAAMVGLALSAMAKSSEQIMPLLVIAIMSQLVFQGGMIPVTGRIGLDQLSWFTPARWGFASTASTIDLIRLVPGPLTPQDSHWKHQAGTWWFNMAMLGCICIGYLSFVRWKIRLNSG
- a CDS encoding DUF3017 domain-containing protein encodes the protein MTAKEFARKVVRGQWPILVVGLFFVAAFGLVIAGYWRRGALVLGIGVAVAAALRIALTDDRAGLLVVRTKGIDFVTTATVSAVVLYIAATIDPLGTS
- a CDS encoding bifunctional methylenetetrahydrofolate dehydrogenase/methenyltetrahydrofolate cyclohydrolase, whose amino-acid sequence is MGAITLDGKATRDEIFVDLKERVAALTAAGRTPGLGTVLVGDDPGSRAYVRGKHADCAKVGINSIRRDLPADISQAKLDETIDELNANPECTGYIIQLPLPKHLNENAALERLDPGKDADGLHPMNLGRLVLNEPAPLPCTPRGIVHLLRRYEVEIAGAQVAVIGRGVTVGRPLGLLLTRRSENATVTLCHTATRHLPQLTRDADIVIAAAGVPHMVTAEMVKPGAAVVDVGVSRDDDGKLVGDVGPDVWDVAGHVSPNPGGVGLLTRAFLLANVVELAEPSR